In Pleomorphomonas sp. T1.2MG-36, one genomic interval encodes:
- a CDS encoding helix-turn-helix domain-containing protein, translated as MGQVLHGSATTTEAVRRAIQHSQESLRALAKRYGINQKTVAKWKKRT; from the coding sequence ATGGGCCAGGTTCTACACGGCAGCGCCACAACGACAGAGGCAGTCCGTCGAGCGATACAGCATAGTCAAGAGAGCCTGAGAGCGTTGGCCAAGCGCTACGGGATCAATCAAAAGACCGTGGCGAAATGGAAGAAGAGGACC